A DNA window from Agarivorans sp. TSD2052 contains the following coding sequences:
- a CDS encoding HD domain-containing protein gives MLADLEQQCALFVCDLEHSDSAHNIDHVRRVVALAKHLAKQEHAQLEVVVPAAWLHDCVSLAKNHPQRHLASQMAADKALEFLSRIRYPQAYFAAIHHAIVAHSYSADVKPNSIEAEVVQDADRLDALGAIGLSRCLQVGTSLNRPLYNQHDPFCLQRCPDDREYTLDHFYSKLLHISESVCTPSARCEAQLRTQFMLNYLQQLKHELRPS, from the coding sequence GTGTTAGCTGACTTAGAGCAACAATGCGCGCTGTTCGTTTGCGATCTTGAGCATAGTGATAGTGCCCATAACATCGATCATGTTCGCCGAGTGGTCGCTTTAGCCAAGCACCTGGCGAAGCAAGAACACGCTCAACTAGAGGTCGTAGTGCCAGCGGCTTGGTTACACGATTGTGTATCTTTGGCTAAAAACCACCCTCAACGTCATTTAGCTTCGCAAATGGCTGCCGATAAAGCGCTCGAATTTCTAAGCCGTATACGCTATCCGCAGGCCTACTTTGCAGCCATTCACCATGCGATTGTGGCTCATAGTTATAGCGCGGATGTAAAACCTAATAGTATAGAGGCGGAAGTCGTCCAAGATGCTGACCGGCTTGATGCTTTAGGTGCGATAGGACTTAGTCGTTGTTTACAGGTAGGCACCAGCTTAAACCGACCACTATATAACCAACACGATCCCTTTTGCCTGCAAAGATGTCCCGACGATCGAGAATATACCCTCGATCATTTTTATAGCAAGCTACTGCACATCAGTGAATCGGTTTGTACCCCGTCAGCTCGTTGCGAAGCTCAGTTACGCACCCAGTTTATGCTGAACTACCTACAGCAACTTAAGCACGAGTTAAGACCTAGCTAA
- a CDS encoding GNAT family N-acetyltransferase — protein MIQLIAMTEQQFSTYLAAAIVSYAKDNVQAGRCSDEESLEDSKGAHQKLLPQGIATPNHYLLQIVHHKQTVGHLWLMFDRHKPRAGAFVYDLEIYALFQRCGYAKAALLEAEKCVLQLGGDKISLHVFSHNTKAQHLYQQLDYQVTGINMSKSF, from the coding sequence GTGATACAACTGATTGCGATGACCGAACAGCAGTTCTCTACCTATTTGGCTGCTGCAATTGTCAGCTATGCGAAGGACAATGTTCAAGCTGGGCGCTGCTCAGATGAAGAGTCTTTGGAAGATTCTAAAGGTGCTCATCAAAAACTATTGCCACAAGGTATAGCGACGCCAAATCATTATTTATTGCAGATTGTGCATCATAAACAAACAGTAGGGCACCTCTGGTTAATGTTTGATAGGCATAAACCAAGGGCTGGTGCGTTTGTTTACGATCTTGAAATTTATGCTCTTTTTCAAAGATGCGGCTATGCTAAGGCGGCGCTGCTAGAGGCTGAAAAATGTGTCTTACAACTGGGCGGGGATAAAATCTCGTTGCACGTATTTTCGCACAATACTAAGGCGCAACATTTATACCAGCAACTGGATTATCAAGTTACTGGTATAAATATGAGTAAGTCTTTTTAG
- the ppk1 gene encoding polyphosphate kinase 1, translating to MSDSLYIEKELSWLSFNQRVLQEAQDHSVPIIERVRFLGIFSNNQDEFYKVRVAALKRRIILNELKQTDDGSIKLLNDVQAKLAQLQQDFDDTYREIILTLARRNIFLINEDQLSSNHQNWVRKYFKDKVLRHITPIVITKRTDLVRFLKDEYTYLAVEVKKGEKEDHLLIEIPTDDLPRFVVLPPDGSKTRKTMIILDNIIRFCLDDLLRGFYKYDSLAAYSIKMTRDAEYDLTDEVDQSLLEKMSEGIKQRLTAEPVRFVYDREMPNSMIKRLSKMLHISKLDHSVSGSRYHNFKDFIGFPNVGRKYLENAKLSALNCNDFDQFDTVFDAISQRDILLYYPYHKFRYISEFVRQASFDPKVSSIKINIYRVAKKSHLMNSLIDAANNGKRVTVVIELRARFDEGANIGWAQVLTDAGVKVVFGVPSLKVHSKLLLITRKENNQRVFYSHIGTGNFHEKTAKIYTDFALFTKSQEIGQEVENVFRFIHQPYRRFKFQHLIVSPNETRRRLFSLIDYEINQANAGNRAAITIKVNNLVDKGIITRLYAASKAGVKIRMIIRGMCSLVPGLEGISDNIKIISIVDRFLEHPRVFHFHHAGEEQVYIASFDWMTRNIEERVEVGVPIYNEELKRRVIDLLDLQFADTTKARIIDAQQQNKYVPRGNRRKIRSQIWTHDYLKAIESRPLKPVEPTKAIQPNKGD from the coding sequence ATGAGCGACAGTCTTTATATTGAGAAAGAGCTAAGTTGGCTATCGTTTAACCAACGGGTTTTGCAAGAAGCACAAGATCATTCAGTGCCAATCATAGAACGAGTCAGGTTTCTCGGTATTTTTTCCAATAACCAAGATGAGTTTTATAAAGTTAGGGTGGCAGCTCTCAAGCGCCGAATTATCTTAAATGAGCTTAAACAAACCGATGACGGCTCTATTAAGTTACTCAATGATGTACAAGCGAAACTCGCCCAACTACAGCAAGATTTTGATGACACCTATCGGGAAATCATCCTGACTTTGGCTCGCCGTAATATCTTCTTAATCAACGAAGACCAATTGAGTAGCAACCATCAAAACTGGGTGAGAAAATATTTCAAAGACAAAGTATTACGCCATATCACCCCGATTGTTATTACCAAACGTACTGATTTGGTTCGCTTCTTGAAAGATGAATACACTTATCTAGCGGTAGAAGTAAAAAAAGGTGAAAAAGAAGACCACCTATTAATAGAAATACCTACCGATGACTTACCGCGATTTGTCGTGCTACCACCAGATGGCTCTAAGACCCGAAAAACCATGATAATTCTCGATAATATCATTCGTTTTTGCTTAGACGATTTACTCAGAGGATTTTATAAATACGATTCCTTAGCTGCCTACTCAATTAAAATGACCCGCGATGCAGAATACGATCTGACTGATGAAGTTGACCAAAGTTTGTTGGAAAAGATGTCTGAAGGCATTAAACAACGCTTAACCGCCGAACCGGTTCGCTTTGTTTACGATCGGGAAATGCCAAATAGCATGATCAAGCGGCTTAGCAAAATGCTACACATTTCTAAGTTAGATCACAGTGTTAGCGGCAGCCGTTACCATAATTTTAAAGACTTCATTGGTTTCCCTAATGTGGGAAGGAAATATCTAGAAAACGCCAAGTTATCGGCCTTAAACTGTAACGATTTTGACCAGTTTGATACCGTATTTGACGCCATTAGCCAGCGGGATATTCTGCTTTATTACCCCTACCATAAATTCCGTTATATCTCTGAATTTGTCCGCCAAGCCTCTTTCGATCCAAAAGTTAGCAGTATTAAGATAAATATTTACCGGGTAGCGAAGAAATCACATCTAATGAATTCGTTAATCGATGCGGCGAATAATGGTAAGCGCGTAACCGTGGTGATTGAATTGCGCGCCCGTTTTGATGAAGGCGCGAATATTGGATGGGCACAGGTACTTACTGATGCAGGTGTTAAAGTGGTATTTGGCGTTCCGTCTTTAAAGGTACACTCCAAACTGCTGTTGATTACTCGAAAGGAAAACAACCAACGGGTGTTCTATAGCCACATTGGTACTGGTAACTTCCATGAAAAAACAGCAAAAATATATACCGACTTTGCTCTGTTTACCAAAAGCCAAGAAATAGGCCAAGAAGTTGAAAATGTCTTTCGTTTCATTCATCAACCTTATCGCCGTTTTAAGTTCCAACACTTAATTGTTTCCCCCAACGAAACGCGTAGACGCCTATTTAGCCTTATTGACTATGAAATAAACCAAGCCAATGCCGGTAATCGAGCAGCAATTACCATTAAGGTTAACAATCTGGTTGATAAAGGCATCATTACTCGACTTTACGCAGCCAGTAAAGCTGGGGTAAAAATACGTATGATCATTCGGGGGATGTGTTCTTTGGTACCAGGGCTAGAAGGTATTAGTGACAACATAAAAATCATTAGTATTGTAGACCGTTTTTTAGAACACCCACGGGTTTTTCACTTCCACCATGCCGGCGAAGAGCAAGTGTATATCGCTTCTTTCGATTGGATGACTCGAAATATTGAAGAGCGAGTAGAGGTGGGGGTTCCGATCTACAACGAGGAACTCAAGCGCCGAGTGATCGACTTACTTGATTTACAGTTTGCCGATACCACTAAAGCTAGGATCATTGATGCCCAGCAGCAAAACAAATACGTACCAAGAGGAAACCGCCGTAAAATCCGCTCACAAATTTGGACTCATGACTACCTAAAGGCGATTGAATCTCGACCACTAAAACCGGTAGAACCCACTAAGGCCATCCAGCCCAATAAAGGCGATTAA
- a CDS encoding glycine cleavage system protein R: MKQLVISVLGKDRPGIVDQLSSLVVKHHGSWLASSLTELAGQFAGILHIEVAEENVAALSEELLNQPQLLINIAEGSDSDNTADEQVMITVTANDRVGIVQEVTQVLNSLGISLSEINTHVGSAPNWGGLIFTAQLLVPCASDDQRNLIQDSLESLADDLMVDFSDE, from the coding sequence ATGAAACAATTGGTTATCAGCGTTTTAGGCAAAGACCGTCCCGGTATTGTTGACCAGTTATCCTCGTTAGTCGTAAAGCATCATGGAAGTTGGTTAGCCAGTAGTCTTACAGAATTAGCAGGGCAATTTGCTGGTATCTTGCACATAGAAGTCGCCGAAGAAAACGTTGCAGCCTTAAGTGAAGAATTACTCAATCAGCCACAGCTACTCATTAATATAGCCGAAGGCAGCGACAGCGATAACACCGCCGATGAACAGGTGATGATTACGGTTACCGCCAACGACCGCGTAGGAATTGTTCAAGAAGTCACTCAGGTGCTAAATTCATTAGGCATTAGCTTAAGCGAAATTAATACGCATGTGGGCAGCGCGCCCAATTGGGGAGGACTTATTTTTACCGCTCAGTTATTGGTTCCCTGTGCTAGCGATGACCAACGCAACCTGATTCAAGATTCTTTAGAATCCTTAGCTGACGATTTAATGGTCGACTTCTCAGACGAATAA